CGAAAGCCCCATAGATCGGCAGTCCTTCGGCCCGGTCCAGTACCGAGAACCGTACCAGTTCAAACCGTCCATGGTAAGGACCGCCGGGCTTCAGGAACTCCGCAAAACTCGCAGCGACCATCGCGGGGCAGTTGCGGAACACACCACAGCCCCAAGCCCCCAACACAAGGGTTGCACAGCCTTTGCTGGCGAACAATGCGAGTACCTTATCCATCCGTGCCTGCAGAGTTCCGGGAATCTCCGCGACCATCAACGGACGATTTTTCTGAATCGCCCCCGCATTCGGTGCCGGACTCGTCAGAAAATCCACCTGGTAACTCGCGTCCAGAAACGCGCCCGCATCGTCCCGGAAGACTGGACAGTCGGGTGAGTAAATCATCCGGTCCGAATAAAACGCATCTTTCTGGTTCCGATGAGCCTCGTAGTATTCGCTATGAAACAGGTTCAGTGAGCCATACAGGCCGGAACTCCGTGCCAGGCTCTCTTCCTGAGCCTGGCTGCCTCCCAGAAATCCACCGCCCGGATTCTTCGCGGACGCAAAATTCAACACACCGATCCGGCCTGCATTTCCCCTGAGTGCCAGCGCATGCGCCCCTTCCAGGGTCGTCTCATTCTCCAGCTCAAACCGGGTCTCAGCATAAGGGCAGAGGGCAGATACCACTTCTGCCCGCAACCGCTCCAGTTCTGTAGGAGCAAAATATTCGGAAGCCGCGTTACAGGTTTCCATCTCCTCGGCAATCGATACCGATTCCCCCTGCGGATTCACATACCGTCCTACATCCATCACCTGCAATGTCGTCTTCGCCAGATTGGCACGTC
This genomic stretch from Gimesia sp. harbors:
- a CDS encoding TIGR02452 family protein; this translates as MSSRTGRANLAKTTLQVMDVGRYVNPQGESVSIAEEMETCNAASEYFAPTELERLRAEVVSALCPYAETRFELENETTLEGAHALALRGNAGRIGVLNFASAKNPGGGFLGGSQAQEESLARSSGLYGSLNLFHSEYYEAHRNQKDAFYSDRMIYSPDCPVFRDDAGAFLDASYQVDFLTSPAPNAGAIQKNRPLMVAEIPGTLQARMDKVLALFASKGCATLVLGAWGCGVFRNCPAMVAASFAEFLKPGGPYHGRFELVRFSVLDRAEGLPIYGAFAECFGCAKAAKM